In Streptomyces sp. Li-HN-5-11, the sequence CCGTAAGTTGATTGACTTACGTAAGGGAAATCGAGTGAGCAAAAGGCGGCGCCCGCTCACCGGCAGGCGCCGCCCAGAGTTTTCGAGCCCTTGTATCCGGGCCCTTCCCCCGTCAGCTCGGCGTGTCAGCTCAGCGTCGTGAGTGCGGCCGGGTCGTAGGGCTTGAGCTCGTCGAAGCGGTCGCCGAGGACCTTCGCCGCCCACTCCGGGTCCTGGAGCAGCGCACGCCCCACGGCCACCATGTCGAACTCGTCACGCTCCAGTCGGTCCAGCAGGTTGTCGAGGCTGCCCACCGCGGCGCCCTCGCCCTGGAACGCCTTGATGAAGTCGCCGTCCAGGCCGACCGAGCCGACGGTGATGACCTGCTTGCCCGTCAGCTTCTTCGTCCAGCCCGCGAGGTTGAGGTCCGCGCCCTCGAACTCCGGCAGCCAGTAGCGGCGGGTGGAGGCATGGAAGACGTCGACACCGGCCGCGGCGAGCGGGGTCAGGATCGCCTCCAGCTCCTCGGGGGTCTCCGCGAGCCGCGCGTCGTAGGCCTCCTGCTTCCACTGCGAGTAACGGAAGATGACCGGGAACTCGGGCGAGACGGTCTCGCGGACCGCCGCGACGATCTCCGCAGCGAACTTCGCACGCGCCGAGAGGTCGCCGCCGTAGGCGTCGGTACGGCGGTTGGTGCCCGCCCAGAGGAACTGGTCCAGCAGGTAGCCGTGGGCGCCGTGCAGCTCCACGCCGTCGAAGCCGATGCGCTCCGCGGCGGCCGCCGCCTCGGCGAACGCGCCGATGACGTCGTCGACGTCCTTCTGGGTCATGACCTTGCCGGT encodes:
- a CDS encoding NADH:flavin oxidoreductase, giving the protein MTVTTPESASRAARILSRPVTLNGLTVPNRIVMAPMTRMFSPGGVPGEDVQSYYARRAAAGVGLIVTEGTYVGHESAGESSRVPRFHGKDQLAGWAKVAEAVHAAGGTIVPQLWHIGMVRKPGRPPFADAPPVGPSGLRIGESEVTGKVMTQKDVDDVIGAFAEAAAAAERIGFDGVELHGAHGYLLDQFLWAGTNRRTDAYGGDLSARAKFAAEIVAAVRETVSPEFPVIFRYSQWKQEAYDARLAETPEELEAILTPLAAAGVDVFHASTRRYWLPEFEGADLNLAGWTKKLTGKQVITVGSVGLDGDFIKAFQGEGAAVGSLDNLLDRLERDEFDMVAVGRALLQDPEWAAKVLGDRFDELKPYDPAALTTLS